From the Candidatus Cloacimonadota bacterium genome, the window AATTCCAAACCGATACTGACAAAAAACACATCGACAAAAAAAGATTTTCCAACATTGGAAATACCTTCCTGAACCGAATGTTTATGATGTGTCTGACCCAAAAATAAACCGGCAAAATAAGCTCCTGTGATAGCAGCCAGTCCTGTTAATTCAGCAAACCAGGAATACAGAAGCACAGTTGCGATCGCTAATGAGATAACTACATTTTCCAGCAGGATTTTTCTCAAATTCAGAAAAAATGGCTTAAGAACATATAAGCCGAAAGCAAAAGAAATGATGAAAAATATAATGATCTTTCCAAAAGAAAAAGCGAGAGATGAATCCTGGATTCCTGATTTTGATGTTAATCCAAAAATGAATGTCAAAAGTAATATTCCCACAATATCATCGAAGATGGCAGAATTTACAATACATCTTCCTTCCAGGCTTTTTAATTTTCCCAGATCGAGTAAAGTCATAACGCTGACACTAACGCTGGTTGCTGTGAAAATAACTGCAATGATCAGACTTTCGGAAACATTACGATAGACAAGATATGATAACAGAAAACCAAGTATAAAAGGTGTCAGGATACCTCCGGAAGCAGGAAGGAGTGCCTGTTTGGAATCTTCCTTTATTTTCTTCAGATTTGTTTCTAATCCTGCTTCAAAAAGTAAAAAAAGAACTCCGACTTTAGCGATCCATTTGATCACTTCATTCGGTTCGATAAAATGTAAGAATGTCGGTCCCAGAACGATTCCGAGCAGAAGCATTCCGATCACAGGAGGTTGTTTGAATTTACGGGATAAAGCTCCTAGAATTTTGGAGAAGAAAATAATAATTGCCAGATGAAGCAGAATATTGTTATCCATTAGCTGCTTTCAGATTCCTTTGTTTGGAAAGATGCTGGCTGTAGGTCTGAGAAAAAATATGCCTGCCGTTATCATTGGCAAAGAAGAAGAAATAATCGGTTACAGCCGGTTTCAGGACTGCTTCGATCGTACTTCCGGAAGGTGAACAGATGGGAGTCGGAGGAAGTCCAAAATATTTATAAGTATTGAAAGGAGAATTGATTTCCAGATCTTTGTAAAAAATTTTCTTCCTAGATTTTCCGGCTTGTTCAAGGATATAAGCGACAGTCGGATCAGCCTGTAGTTTGTAATTATATTCGAGTCTATTCAGATAAACACTGGCAATTACCGGTTTTTCGTCCTCAACACGAGCTTCTTTTTCTACGATCGAAGCGAGAATGATCGTCTTATAAAAATCTAATTTTTCATCCGGTACAAAATTCAATTGTCCGGTTTGTTTAAAAAATTCCTTAACCATATGCGAGATAATAAATTCCTCGCTGACTTCTTCAGGAAAACTATAAGTTTCAGGATATAAAAAACCTTCCAGGTTTTTAACAGGAAATCCGGTCAGTTTTTTTGCGAATTTCTCATTATTACATAAACTTAAAAAAGTTTTATGATCACCAAAATTATTATTTGATAATTTGCGACAGATCTTCTTAACTGTATAACCTTCGGGGATCGTTATTTTACGGAGAAAAATCCTTCCCTGCTTCAATTTTGCTACAACTTTGACTAAAGATAAATTCCCCTGAAAAAGATATTTCCCATAACTCAAATCTCGATCAGATTCGGTAAATTTCACATACAGATAAAACCAGTTTTTGCTGCGAATTACACTCTGGTTATAAAGTTTCTGAGCAATAGAAAAAGCAGATTCACC encodes:
- a CDS encoding cation:proton antiporter, which translates into the protein MDNNILLHLAIIIFFSKILGALSRKFKQPPVIGMLLLGIVLGPTFLHFIEPNEVIKWIAKVGVLFLLFEAGLETNLKKIKEDSKQALLPASGGILTPFILGFLLSYLVYRNVSESLIIAVIFTATSVSVSVMTLLDLGKLKSLEGRCIVNSAIFDDIVGILLLTFIFGLTSKSGIQDSSLAFSFGKIIIFFIISFAFGLYVLKPFFLNLRKILLENVVISLAIATVLLYSWFAELTGLAAITGAYFAGLFLGQTHHKHSVQEGISNVGKSFFVDVFFVSIGLE
- the mltG gene encoding endolytic transglycosylase MltG encodes the protein MKPLSAAIIVVILFFAIYGIFLFTFPLQVKETLIEIKQGESAFSIAQKLYNQSVIRSKNWFYLYVKFTESDRDLSYGKYLFQGNLSLVKVVAKLKQGRIFLRKITIPEGYTVKKICRKLSNNNFGDHKTFLSLCNNEKFAKKLTGFPVKNLEGFLYPETYSFPEEVSEEFIISHMVKEFFKQTGQLNFVPDEKLDFYKTIILASIVEKEARVEDEKPVIASVYLNRLEYNYKLQADPTVAYILEQAGKSRKKIFYKDLEINSPFNTYKYFGLPPTPICSPSGSTIEAVLKPAVTDYFFFFANDNGRHIFSQTYSQHLSKQRNLKAANG